tgtttatgagTATGTCACGCATCGcgaataatatttgcgaaaaattattttacgtttttaggcttgctacgggtttcggagcgaccactcccattccctagcgccggtctcggcccatgagatttgggtcatgacaatttttttcttatatcaTGTATTGATTTATATGTGTTTGAgcatgcgatgttatatttttataataccattagtaatatGCAAACttactcagtatttcccaaaatactgacccccctcactttgatgtttttcaggtaatcagagtcggatcagacagatcatctcctttgtgttggaagtcttttgacttgcacaaagtacaaGCCCCTAGAGCTTCAGTAGTCCGTAGGTGTCAGTATATGAATAGAGTTTTGATTTCAAGGAAGAAAATATGGATTGTTGCTTTTTTCATATTTACAAAGCATAAGAAGGCTGCAAATTACAATCTGATCGTCGAGCTAGATATGTCTTTAATTGGTATTGATAATAGTTGTCAATGACCTCTTAACTTATAAAAGCAGCTCTTAACCTCTTGAAATTATCCCCACTTGCTACCTGCCCTTTTCCTACTAACGAATTGCGCCGGTCTCGAGAGTCCAAAAAGCAGTAGGGAGATAATAGAAAATTCATTAGCATTATCAGGAAAAGGATCAGACAGCAGAGAGAGTGAATTGACGTTCGAAGTCGCGGGGGCGGAGGGGTAGGGGGGCTATTTGTTACGTCCTTGGCCGACCCGTTCAAGCTGACTCTCTTCTATTTATCCACGTTTATAACTTTACATGCACACTGCCAGAGTTTTCCATGCACGATCGCTATAATGGGTTCAAATCGGACCATGAGTTTCTTGAAAATAAGTGGGCTTTGAGTAGAAATGAGGCTATATTTGTGGTCTTtgaaaagaaactaaaaaatGAGTCTAACGATTAGAATAATTAATAGGCTAAACCCATTTTAAGgttcttaaacttttattttttgtttcatcaaattttttaatttttatttggcttctcaaatccttaaactttcattttttgattcatcaagtcctcaacttctatttgattttctcaggtccttaaacttttatttttttagtttattaggtCTTTAAAAGAAGATCTATTTAAGGAccaaatgaaccaaaaaataagcAATTAGGGACATGAGAAagacaaataaaagttgaaggacttgataaaccaaaaaaaaagtttaaggacccaaaaaaatcaaatttaaattaagagACCCTAATGAACTAAAAATATACAGTTTAGATACCTCAAACTAGATTTAGCCTAACTAATATacgtaacaaataaaaaaagggacgatgacaaaagtacctaaaattttaaaaatatttacaaaagtacctgtaaactttttttatttacaaaaatacgactgatttaaaattaattacaaaagtatcaaaaaatgaaaattaattacaaaagtacgatttgtataatgtcggtataattatggtataattttggaatattaaaactataaatcagataatttaaaaataatatttggtttattattggtataatttcagtatatttttggtatattgattataaatttttatatatattttctagttgataacatgtatttttttttatgtgtatttttcactatagttggtaatgaactagaaaatttgtatactcttggtatactgatggtataattttggtatattattaatttaattttcagtatacgatttgatgtaattttggtaaatttttatttaatattaataaaatctcagtatgtataatgttggtataattttggtacaatgttgatataatgttagtttattagtatactaacattatacccacagtatacaccgtatgtttgatattattttttatttttttatacttttgtaaatattattaatattattaatatttttaaaaccctaatgaactaaaaatatatagttaagAGACCTCAAACTAGATTTAGCCTAATTAATacgtaacaaataaaaaaaggaacgatgacaaaagtacctaaaattttaaaaatatttacaaaaatatctataaactttttttatttacaaaaatacgactgatttaaaattaattacaaaagtatcaaaaaatgaaaattaattacaaaagtacgatttgtataatgtcggtataattatggtataattttggaatattaaaactataaatcagataatttaaaaataatatttgatttattattggtataatttcagtatatttttggtatattgattataaatttttatatatattttctagttgataacatgtatttttttttatgtgtatttttcactatagttggtaatgaactagaaaatttgtatactcttggtatactgatggtataattttggtatattattaatttaattttcagtataggatttgatgtaattttggtaaatttttatttaatattaataaaatctcagtatgtataatattggtataattttggtacaatgttgatataatgttagtttattagtatactaacattatacccacagtatacaccgtatgtttgatattattttttattttttggtacttttataaatattattaatatttttgtaaatgaaaaaagtcaacatatatttttataattttttttatttttttttgataaatggtgtaatttcctcaaaaaaaaCATGAGAGAAGTTAAAAGTTAGTAATAAGGACAATTGAGTGGGGCTGTAGAAAACAAAAAAGAGGAGAATTTGGAGTACAACATCAGTTGATGCAGCGACACCTCTCCTGGTGTGTGTCCAAATGTCGGCCCGTGCTCTTTTTGATTAATTTCTACTTATTTATTCTCACACTCTCTAGTTCTACTCCCCTACCCTTCTCTCCCATTTCATTTCTAGGTTTTCCAAAGACTCCAGCCAGgtaaactttttaatttcttgaaatgcATCAAAACCCTTTGGTCTTCTCTTGGACAAGATGACGATCCTCCAACTTTTCAACTTTTCTGGGTTTTTTTTAACCATAAAAAAGGAGCTATCTTTGGTATTCATTTTTGAATGTTTTGCTTCAGTTTTTGTAGTTTAAAAAGGATGCATTTTTGTTCACTGTTTCCTTTCTAGGTTTTAATATGGAAACTCCTCAAGAGCCGGAGACTCTGCCTCCACCTCCGCCCATCATCCCACCTGATGTAGAGCCGGAGACTCTGCCTCCACCTCCGCCCATCATCCCACCTGATGTGGTTCCCGAGGTTTCTAAGCCTAAACGTGTTCCCATGGCCCGCCGTGGTACTGGCTCTAAAGGACAAAGGATTCAACTCCTAACCAACCATTTTAAAGTTGGTGTTTCCTCTGATGCTGCTGCCCACTTTTTCCACTACAGCGTCAAGCTCTTTTACGAGGATGGCCGCCCTGTCGATGGCAAAGGCATCGGCAGAAGAGTCATTGATAAGGTTCGCGAGACTTATGATTCCGATCTCGCCGGAAAGGATTTTGCTTACGACGGAGAGAACAGCTTGTTTACCGTTGGTTCCCTTCTGCGCAACAAAATGGAGTTCACCGTCTTCCTTGATAATTTGTCGTCAAATAGGTACACCTATTTCCATGCTTTTGTTTTTTACATATTCTGCACATGCCTGCTGGTGATGCATCTTTATTATTTGTTTCAAGGGCTAACGGCGGTGGCAGTCCTGGTGGTAATGCAAGTCCTAGTGAGAATGATAACAAAAGGATCAAGCGCGCATTCCACTCTAAAACTTTTAAAGTCGAGATTAGTTTTGCTGGCAAGATTCCAATGCAGTCTATCAAAGCTGCTCTGTGTGGTCAAGAATCCGAGAACTCTCAAGAAGCCATCAGAGTCCTAGATATCATTCTCAGGCAGCATGCAGCAAAACAGTGTGTCCTAATCGAAATTCGTTTCATTTAAATCATTCATGTTCTAGCTACACCTCCTTACAACAAAAGCACTATCCTTGCAGGGGCTGCCTTCTTGTCCGTCAATCGTTTTTTCACAATGATCCAAGGAGCTGTGTTGATCTGGAAGGTGGTGTACTCGGATGCAGAGGATTTCATTCGAGTTTTAGAGTCACACAAGGCGGATTGTCTCTAAATATTGGTAACATCTTATTTCCTAATTATTAGAGATACATTGTTTGGGAAGCTTGTTTGCAATACTGATTATGGCGTCTTTAATCGCAGATGGGTCAACTACAACTATAATACAGCCTGGGCCACTTGTTGACTTCCTCATAGGAAATCAACGTGTATCGAATCCTTTCCAGATTGATTGGTCAAAGGTAAAAAGTTCTGTTCTAAAGTTGTGACCTTATTCCAGTGCAACCATTTTACCATTTTGAAAAGCTTGTTCCGTGCTTTTGTTTATAGGCTAAACGGACATTGAAAAATTTGAGGATAAGGGTATCACCCACCAATCAAGAGTTCAAAATCACTGGCTTGAGTGAAAATCCTTGTAAAGAACAGATGTGAGTAGTAGCCCTGTGaccatattttcatttttcagctGATATGCTGGCAAACATATCAGCACAGCAAACCACTTTCTGCTTGTTCACTTCTTTCTCGTATGCAACTGCCTTATTATAACACTTCTCAATATTGTAGATTCTCACTGAAATCAAAAAGTCTGAAAGATGAAAATGGTGGTGATGAAGTTATTGATATTACAGTTTATGATTATTTTGTTAATCATCGTCGCATAGACTTGCGTTACTCTGGTGATTTGCCTTGCATCAATGTGGGCAAGCCTAAAAGGCCTACTTTCTTTCCCGTTGAGGTGATGAGCTATTCTTACTTTACATGTGTGGCTGTGTTTCTGAACAGATTTATTGGCACAAATGCAATTAATCTTCTACTCTGCATAACTCATGTGTGCTTGTTATATAGCTGTGCTCGTTGGTTCCATTGCAACGCTACACAAAGGCACTATCTGTTATTCAGAGGTCTAAGTTAGTTGAAAGTTCACGACAAAAGCCCCAGGAGAAGATGAGAATCTTGACTGATGTAGGTTACTTTTCATTGCTTTAGTTCTTTTGTTAAATTCGAGTGCCTAATTGTTAATGTTGCGCTAGTATCTGTAGTTCTATTATCTTAAGATAGTTTACAAATCAACACATTTTCTATAAGGCCAATGAGTTGCTCCTTTTTCCTTTCTGTAATGTTCTTGCCTTGAGTATTTCATATAGAGGTTATGATCTATTGGGGGCTGAATTAGTGATTTTTTGCAGGTTATGAAAAGCAATAACTATGGTGCAGATCCCACATTGCGCTCTTGTGGTGTTACTATCAGCAGCAGCTTTACTAAAGTTGATGGCCGTGTTTTATCTGCCCCAAGGGtatcatatatacatacatatatatatatatttatattttcactATATTCCTGGTCTAGAGAGATCAATGTTTAGTATTGTATGCTTTATGGCTTAGAGTTCCTACAACAACCTAACTTTCTTGGTGACAGTTAAAAGTAGGAAATGGAGAGGATTTATTTCCAAGAAATGCACGGTGGACCTTTAATAATAAGGTGAtctttgtatatttttataaattaaattttattttagtgatCTTAAAGTACACTTTCTTGTCGAACAGCGATTTGCGGAACCTACTAAAATTGAAAACTGGGCGGTGGTGAACTTTTCAGCTCGTTGTGATATTCGTGGTCTGTGTCGAGATCTATGTCGAATTGGAGAAATGAAAGGGATTGTAAGTTTATTGTCTAATGTTGAACTTTGTAAAATCTTGTATTCTGGTGTAAATTTCATCCCATTGTTCTGGTCTTCTGTAGATGGTAAGTCCCCCAGAGCACGTTTTTGAAGAGGATCCTCAATTTCGAAATGCACCACCTCATATTCGAGTGGAGAAGATGTTTGAACAAGTACAGCCAAGATTTCCTGCTGATCCACCTCACTTCCTTCTGTCTGTTTTTCCTGACAGGAAGAATTCTGACATATATGGTTGGTGTTTTCTTCTACTTActttatttcaatatttttttgctTGTTATGTCTGATCTTCTTGTTACATTTTTATTGTTGtgcacaaaaaaaaaactagtttgCTGCTACGCCACATCATATTCTCTCTGATTACTCTAGTTACTTTGATTAAGGTCCCTGGAAACGAAAGAATCTTGCAGAATTTGGAATTTTCAACCAGTGCCTTTGTTCACCCAATAGACTTAGTGAGATGTATATAACAAATGTTCTCATGAAGATAAATGCCAAGGTGAATTAACTTGGCACGTAATCTTGCACCTCTCTTCTTGTTTCCTGACATTTGCAACTGCGGACTATTTGAGCATTTCCACTTTTTTGCTTATGGGCAGCTTGGTGGACTGAATACTATGTTGGCTGGTGAACAAGCACGAAACATCCCGTTGGTTTCAAAGGTTCCTACAATAATTTTTGGTATGGATGTTTCACATGGTTCTGCTGGACAATCTGATGTTCCATCCATTGCTGCGGTAGTACAATTGCTTTCCAGCTCAATTTTTTTCTCATATTATGATGTTCAGATTGCTTAGGAATTTTTGAAATGCATGTTAAAATTAGATTTGGTTGGCGATATCAATATGGGTTAATTACACTAAAGGTTACTTTTTAAACAATCAGAGTCCTGATAGTTCTTGGATACACTATAATATGAGATTAAGGagaaaaatggaaaataaatgtatttttcaTTGACTGCAAAAGATTCAGAGATGATAATAAATGCCACATGGAGTTGTTTTTAAGCACTTATAGAGCTGAAGTGAAATTTAACGTTTAGGTCTGATTGCAAAAAGTGGTAACTTTAGTATGTTTTGTGTATATTATCCTAATCATCAACAATTGTCTCCctgtttttttgtttcttgttGTTTAATATATTCAGGTAGTCAGTTCTAGGAATTGGCCACTACTATCCCGTTATAGAGCATCTGTTCACAATCAGTCACCAAAGCTTGAGATGATAGATTCCCTCTTCAAACCAGTGGGAACAGAAGATACTGGGATAATCAGGTGTGTTATGTCTCCATACTAACTTGGATAAATGTTTCTTCTTGTAGTGCTTGATATGATGATATTTATTCTTAGCTGAATGCCATTTTGGTATGTGTAAATTCATTGATTTGCAGGGAATTGCTGTTGGACTTCTACAGGAGTTCTGGTCAGACAAAGCCTGCTCAAATCATCATATTCAGGTTGAACCCATTTGCATTTACAGATTGCGTTTCTTTATTGCTTGGTTAACCACTCCTTTTTGTTTCAGCATTTGCATATAATCTGTTGAACTAATTTTCAAGAGTCAGAACGTGTACTTGTAGTAAAACAAAAaggaagttttttttttttgcagtgcTGCTGAGTATGCCATGCTGATACAGTTGTGATAAAATTGGAAGACATAGTTGGTCTAGGATAGTTGCTTACTTGCtcttaaaatgttataaatagGTGATTGCAAAATTGTTGTCTGATTTTATAATTGGTGGGTCTTCTGCATCTGTTTGCTAGTTTTGCAAAGCATGCAAaatgttcttttattttctcaCATCATATGTATAGTATGTCGGAGAGTCTAAATTGGCATAAGTTTGTAGGCTAAAACTATAGGGGATGGTTGGGCTGGGAAGAGGAAGTGGGGTAAGGGTGCTAACCTAATTTCCACTCATCATTTTGTTTCTTTCTTGTGCTAGCTGAGGGGTAAGTACCCGTATTGGTAGATAAGTATTAGGTTTCTACTTCACATTTGATACTTCAtgagtatttatttattttgtgacaAACTTATGGACAGCGAAGATTGTCTCAAATAATTATGGTTTGTTTACATGTTGGAGGTATTAGTTT
This window of the Mercurialis annua linkage group LG5, ddMerAnnu1.2, whole genome shotgun sequence genome carries:
- the LOC126680578 gene encoding protein argonaute 4A-like, which encodes METPQEPETLPPPPPIIPPDVEPETLPPPPPIIPPDVVPEVSKPKRVPMARRGTGSKGQRIQLLTNHFKVGVSSDAAAHFFHYSVKLFYEDGRPVDGKGIGRRVIDKVRETYDSDLAGKDFAYDGENSLFTVGSLLRNKMEFTVFLDNLSSNRANGGGSPGGNASPSENDNKRIKRAFHSKTFKVEISFAGKIPMQSIKAALCGQESENSQEAIRVLDIILRQHAAKQGCLLVRQSFFHNDPRSCVDLEGGVLGCRGFHSSFRVTQGGLSLNIDGSTTTIIQPGPLVDFLIGNQRVSNPFQIDWSKAKRTLKNLRIRVSPTNQEFKITGLSENPCKEQIFSLKSKSLKDENGGDEVIDITVYDYFVNHRRIDLRYSGDLPCINVGKPKRPTFFPVELCSLVPLQRYTKALSVIQRSKLVESSRQKPQEKMRILTDVMKSNNYGADPTLRSCGVTISSSFTKVDGRVLSAPRLKVGNGEDLFPRNARWTFNNKRFAEPTKIENWAVVNFSARCDIRGLCRDLCRIGEMKGIMVSPPEHVFEEDPQFRNAPPHIRVEKMFEQVQPRFPADPPHFLLSVFPDRKNSDIYGPWKRKNLAEFGIFNQCLCSPNRLSEMYITNVLMKINAKLGGLNTMLAGEQARNIPLVSKVPTIIFGMDVSHGSAGQSDVPSIAAVVSSRNWPLLSRYRASVHNQSPKLEMIDSLFKPVGTEDTGIIRELLLDFYRSSGQTKPAQIIIFRDGVSESQFNQVLNIELNQIIEACKFLDENWSPKFTVIVAQKNHHTKFFQTGSPDNVPPGTVVDSGVCHPKSNDFYLCAQAGMIGTTRPTHYHVLLDEIGFSADDLQELVHSLSYVYQRSTSAVSVVAPVRYAHLAATQVSLFMKYEDMSETSSSHGGVTSSGPTPVPELPLLHKNVCSSMFFC